Genomic DNA from Ruminococcus sp. OA3:
TCAGATCATCAAAATCGAGCAGTTTTTTTCCGCAGAGGATCTCATGATACTTACGGTAAATCTGCCGAAACGTCTCCTCAGGACAGCTTCCGGAATAGAAATGGTCCAGGGGCATCTGCTCCGTCTTCACCATGCTGATCTCCCGCTGCAGAAGTTCCAGTACATCCCTTTCATCCTCCGTCTCAAGACCGCTGCACCCAAGGAGCTCTCTTAAGATTCTCTTTTTTTCTTCTTCACTTATGATATTACGCCCGTTCAGCCCATATGCCTGTTTCAGTATCCCGAAAAATATGCCGTGAAAAGTCCCAAATTGAACGTTTGTACAGGAAACACCCTGCATACGTAAAAAGCGCTCCTTCATCTGACCGGCAGCGGCTTTCGTAAAAGTCACTACCAGGATAGAAGAAGGAGACACTTTATACTTCTCAGTCAGATATGCAGTCCTTGCGGTGATCACAGCTGTCTTTCCTGATCCCGGCCCTGCCAGTACCAGCAATGGTCCCTCGGCATGACGGACTGCTTCTGACTGTTCCTGATTGAATGTCATATACTTAACTTCTCGACCGCAGCCCGGATACGCAAAAGAGTTTCCTCTTTTCCGAGTACTTCCATAATCTCCGTCGCACCTGCCGGTGTCATCTGTTTTCCTGATACTGCCGTGCGGATGGGCCACATCACAAATGCATTTTTATACCCTTTTTCCTTTACGTACTCTGACAGTCTCGCATAAAGTGCATCATTGCTGTAGTCGTCCTGGTCTTCCAGCACCGGTATTATTTCCTGTAAAACCGCCAGCGATGACTCACTGTTCGTCTTTGATTTTTTATGCGTATACATGGAGACATCATATTCCGGTACTTTCTCGAAAAAATCGATCAGTTCTTTGATATCCGGAAAAATCTCAATCCTCGTCTTCACCATGGATGCTATCTTTTTCAGATCATAATCCTTCGTAATCACTTCTTTGAGACAGGGAAGGGCTTTTTCGTAAAAATCTTCTTCGTCCATCTTCTTGATATATTCGCCATTCATCCATTTCAGTTTAACCATGTCGAATACTGCCGGCGATTTGCTCATATGACGGTAATCAAATGCCTCCACCAGTTCCCGAAGAGAATATATTTCGCGATTTTCCTGCGGACTCCACCCCAGAAGGGCTACGTAATTGACAACAGCTTCGCTCAGAAATCCCTGCGCAATCAGATCCTCATAGGAGGAATGGCCGCTGCGCTTGCTCAGCTTCTGATGTTCCTCGTTTGTAATCAGCGGACAGTGTACATAGACCGGTACTTCCCAGCCAAATGCCTCATACAGCCGGTTGTATTTCGGGGCAGATGAAAGATACTCATTTCCTCTTACCACATGCGTGATCCCCATCAGATGGTCATCCACAACATTTGCGAAATTGTACGTCGGATAGCCGTCGGACTTGATCAGTATCATATCGTCAAGCTCTGCATTCGGAACGGTTATATTTCCATAGATTTCATCATGGAATGTAGTTGTACCTTCTGTCGGCATGTTAATACGGATCACGTAAGGCAGCCCTTTATCCAGATTTTCCTGTATCTCTTTTGGTGTCAGATGCAGACAGTGTTTATCGTACACGACGATATCTTTATCCGATACACTGGTCCTCAGAGACTCCAGCCGCTCTTTATCACAAAAACAATAATATGCATCTCCCTGCTCGATCAGCTGTTTTGCATATT
This window encodes:
- the gltX gene encoding glutamate--tRNA ligase produces the protein MTKVKTRFAPSPTGKMHVGNLRTALYAYLIAKHEGGDFMLRIEDTDQERFQEGALSIIYRTLEHTGLIPDEGPGREKDCGPYVQSERNARGIYLKYAKQLIEQGDAYYCFCDKERLESLRTSVSDKDIVVYDKHCLHLTPKEIQENLDKGLPYVIRINMPTEGTTTFHDEIYGNITVPNAELDDMILIKSDGYPTYNFANVVDDHLMGITHVVRGNEYLSSAPKYNRLYEAFGWEVPVYVHCPLITNEEHQKLSKRSGHSSYEDLIAQGFLSEAVVNYVALLGWSPQENREIYSLRELVEAFDYRHMSKSPAVFDMVKLKWMNGEYIKKMDEEDFYEKALPCLKEVITKDYDLKKIASMVKTRIEIFPDIKELIDFFEKVPEYDVSMYTHKKSKTNSESSLAVLQEIIPVLEDQDDYSNDALYARLSEYVKEKGYKNAFVMWPIRTAVSGKQMTPAGATEIMEVLGKEETLLRIRAAVEKLSI